TTTCTTTAGTCTTGAAATAATTTGTAAAAGACAAGACTAATCTCCTTGAATATCTGGTAGAATCTGCTTGGAAAAAACATCTAGATCTGATATGTTTTGCTGGGGGCAAAGGTGGAGGATTTAATTTATTTGCAAGTTTACTCAGGTTTTCTGTTTTACTTAAGTCTATTTTTAGTATAATTATTGAATTTTCATTCATGAAAATTGctcatttcatctaaatttccAAGTGTATTGAAGTTGCATTCCTTAAATGCAAAATTCCTTAACatgtttcatattattttcaaatgatatttttgctctactctatttatagttttatttcccTTCACAGTTAGTGTTtgtaatctttaaaagaaaaaattgtattcTGTCTTGCAAGAGCTTTATTTCATTGACAAAACTtgtaaagaaccagctttaaaatctgttttattttctatgattttCTTGTCtactctctatttttttctactttttccagCTTAACTCTGTTGTTCATTAGCTAGTTTCTAGAGATGAATGCTTAAGtaactttttttcccattaaaaaaataagtttaacacGATAACTTGCAGTTATTACAGACTTAGATGCATTTTATAAGTTATAAAATGGATTCTTATTGTCTTTCaggtatatatatttcttactttaCATTATGAGTTCCTCTTTAACCTGTTATTTAAGAATAATTTCTTTGCTTTCAAACATGTTTTTCTGCATATTTTTAGTGCTAATTTAATCATATTATGGTGAAATAACATAGTTTGTACTGGACTCATTCTCTGGAACTAGATagacttttttcctttgttatatACTATGTGGTCAATTTTTATAACACTCCatgtgtatttgaaaaaaatatattttttctttgctataGAGTATTAATCAAGCCTTTGAGATGACTTGTTCAAATCAcatataaccatttaaaaatttttgctgttCTGTTTGAGATTTCAGTTTCTGATAGCTGATGAATTTGACCTATTCAGATTTGGGAAGCTACTTCCCTGAGGAAGTTATGCTTAAACTGAAATCTAAATGATAAGCAGAAATtattctggagaaaagggaaagaaaggccaTTCGTGTAAATTTAACTAGGTAAATTAATGAAGTTATAGCCTCAATTCATTTTAAACTACTCTTACAAATAAGCACTATTTCATAAACAGTAGTTCTAAATACCACTTGGTGATTCAAAGATTAAATAATTAAGAATTCCTTCTACTCAAGTTATTTGTGAGAACTACATAATGCAAACATTTGTAAAGGATTGATTACTTTTAGAAAGGCTgatattgaatttaatttttaatttactgtcTTGCAGAAATACctattgtatattttagaaaaattctgccatttttccaGTATATAAAGACACTTTGTACAAAGTTTTGATACACATGtagttaaacaaatttaaaaatcctagaaaatatttcctttaaatggttaataaaatgagagatgaaagaaataaatgaaaggaaattaaaggtGCTGGGGTTGCATGCACCAACACGAAGTGGTTGTATCCACAAGTTATGGGACAATTGGGTGAAAATTGCACTGTAgagctttggggatttttttttttttagtgctgatTGGAAATctgtagtgtatagaaatgcgaAGCAATAAAGAAgcaagaggggagggggaagagggaaccAACACAATGGAGATCCCAGGCGCTGCACTGGGCCCTTTTCTACATGCAGTATAATGTGGTGAAAAGCATATGAGCCAtgttatcattttgtttttcaattgcTTGATTTGGACATTTCaacaactgaaattaaaactgaggtTTTATAGTTAAAGTTTTAGCTTGATAAATAATCTtaagtaaaaaattataaatgaatgcCTTTAGAAAGCTTTTTCAATTCCAGGAAATTCCAGGAGCTGTGCTTTTTTGGTTCCTATAAATTATAACATTTAGCAAAAGGCAGTAACTACTGCATTACCAAAGGGCATTCATCCAGCAAATCTAGATTCCAGACAACACCATCATTTTAGGGAAATAATTTAATGACTCAGAGTCTAgcaatatatcttttaaaataataacgtGCTACAGAGTGTTAACCTGCTATTTTTGTGGCAAGAATAcatgcatttctttttgattgttttctacatgaaaatggaaataactgAGTTGACAAATGACACTAAAATACTAAAAGTGCCTAACTTTATAATGGGCttcatttgtgaaaggaagatAGCATTGGCTTTGATTAACAGATTTCCTACTGggaaataaattatctttttctcCATCTTGGGTTGTAGTCTAAGTTTAAACTCATTTTTTAGATGTAATtgctatattaaataattttctataaaaCTCATCCTAACAATCAAAAAGCGAAACCTTCAACCGCTCTGAGTTCCATTCCACAGCTCAGAAAATAAAGCAGTTAACAGCCCAACCTACCTCCAAATAATTGTATACAAGATGTCAGCCAAATATCTTAAAAGGATAAGCTCTTTTTAGAAACTCatgcaattttaatttattttctcattttgttcttttgcagTGATAGTGCACATGGTAGAAGGTTTTGGTATTCTTTTCCAAGAGTTTAAAAAATCTACTTTGTTTGAAGTGCTAATATAAATACAGTTTGAATAAATAACCTGTAAGGTGAAAGTGAATCTAATGTATATAAAGAACAGTTTGTTGTCCATTGTTTCTTGTACAACACAGTAAGGCTTTAGACCTcactttattctattaatgttaAAGGGCCACCATTCAGCAAAACACTAAGAGTTTTACATTTCAGGTTTAGTAGAAATAAAGtggtaaatattcattttatagtgAATGAGTAGACAGGGATGATATCAGGGAACATCATAGAATATAGTAAGTGACTGCATTTTACAACACCGAGAAAACATTTCTTAGAATATttacacttaaaagaaaaatcttgttCTGCTGCATCACCTCTCAAAGAAGAAAtagcaacagaagaaaaatgtaCTGGGTTTAAGATTCTGCTATAGTAGTATTTAAAGTGCTGCCTCATTTTCTCACAAGCTAGAGAAGTTACTTTGCTCAAAattaattattccttttttttcaagTTGCTTATGAACTAGATTTGTAAAGATTCCTAATTAGCCTAATCATTCCAACCACAGTTCCCTGTCCAAGTCACAAGCTTAGCTTTTTTGAAGATAAAGTAAGACTAGgaagatttttctaattttagcaTTCACCAACCTTGTGACTATGGGCTGATCACTTggtctctctgtgtttgtttcctcCAATATAAATAGGACTTCGCAATAGTACACACCACATAGAGCTTTGAGGGGATTAAAtaaccatgcacacacacacatatacatacttaCATTTAGTACATTGCCTTGTATGTGACAGTACTTAAGCAAATCTAATTAATAATTGGTTGTAGTAATGATTATAGTCCGAGTTGCAAGAGCATGGATTAAGATGGTATACGTATAATCACGAGTAGCTACagacaatatttagtgagcagTCACTATGTGTCAACAGATACTTTTTTATGCTTGACTTGTATCACCTTATTTAACCAGCAAAACAGTacaatgagataaataaaatgctcacctccattttatggatgaggaaaacaCTAGGGCACAGAAATTAGAGAAATGAATGCAACACAGAAGAGAGAGAGGCATATGTGTTTTagaaggtaataaaataaaaaggttagaagagaaaaaatattttctagatgcctaagaaaacatataaaaattatctaGATTCAGAGacaatttattaattaaatgttaaatgtaaaaacaattaagaacaatACAGTTGTAAAAATTTCcttaaaactttaagaaaatactGATTTATTGGACTCCTGGATTTGTAAttccttttttataaaatatcactggaaaattaaattataaaaaaatttggCTGACAGCTCTCCTGAAAAGTTTCAACCCTTTTATCATAACACAAAGCAAATACTAACTCCTgttatctctttttttgttttcttaacatctttattgggttataattgctttacaatggtgtgttagtttctgctttataacaaagtgaatcagttatacatatacatatgttcccatatctcctccctcttgcatctccctcccaccctccctatcccacccctccaggcagtcacaaagcaccgagctgatcgccctgtgctatgcggctgcttcccactagctatctaccttacgtttggtagtgtatatatgtccatgcctctctcttgctttgtgaGCATCCTGCCAAGGTCAAACCTGCCACGCTTTCCAACGTATTATCTGTAACCATATTTCATGGTAGTTCAAAATTTCTACCTGAAAGATTTGGGAATCATTCTAATCCCAGATTTGAATAGTTCCTGATTTATAAaggtctaaaaaataaaatcacgtactctttcatttataaaatttctcctatacttttatatttttaattacaaaaagtcAAACAATATAGATATATCATGTAAAATGTTAAATCTCTTTTAATTATTTCCATTCCATCCCATGGATAGCTATACTTAACAGTTTATCTATATCCTTCCAGTTCTTCCTCTGTAGtgttctcttaaaaataaaacacaccaaaaattttgtatactatatatttatttgtgacaAGCTTTGTTTTTACTTGTCAATTACATATACGAGACATCAGTACCAACAGATCaacttcacactttttttttttttttttaggttttcacTCTGTATTTATGACACACGTTCCACATCCAGGATCCTCTCCAGTCAGAAGTTCTTTGAGACAATGCCGTCAAGCTTGGCCAGTTGGAGAATGGAGTCATCTGACTCGCCCATCCTGAGAATGGCCTCGCAGATGGCATAGGTTTTAAACTGGCCGTTGAACCTGCCTGTCACCTTGTCAACCTTGGCCACGTTCATCTGGATGGACGCGTGGTCCTTGGCGCCTATGATGCGGTTGCTGGCAGAGCATTTCCGCAGCATGTACAGGTCCACGAACTCGCCGGCATTGTTCTGCATGTTGAGGGAGCGTCTGGTGGCACCACAATGAGCGCGAGTGCAGAAAGAACTTCACACTTTTTTAATGACCATAAGAACCCATGATGTACCTGAATCATAATTATTTATATCCTTTTCTATAGAAATTTTATCTCTATTTGTTGTTATTACAGAGTAATTAATATCTTTATAACCTTGTTcgtatgtgaaaatatttttgtaagatAGATTCTTAAGACTGGAAAAGCTGGATCAGTACATTCTCAAATTTGTAGAGTCTGCCAAATTGCCCTCAGAGAACATTTTCACCAATCCGCACAAGATAAATAATCCTACCAAAAGTGAATAAGAATATGATTTACAaaacctcaaaaatattttggTATAAATCTAGCAAAACATGTACAGGATCTTTATGctaaaaggaacaaaatgctgatgaaagatgccaaagacctaaataatttgagaaaaataCTATGCTCAGGGGTTGGAAGGCTCGACATTGTAAAAACATCAGTTGTTCCCAAATTGATACTTATATTTATTGCAATTCTAATGAAATTCCAAGTAGGATTTTTTAGATATAGACAGcctgattttttaaagtatatgaaaattcaaaagacctagaataactaaagtgattttcaaaaagaagaataaagttggaggaatcaTTCTACCTAAATTTAAGATTCACtgtaaagctatggtaatcaagacaatggGGTATTGGTGaagggatagacacatagatcaatgaaacataaTAGTCTAGAAATACATGGATAAGTGATTTTTCACAAAATGCAAAAGAatccaatggagaaaaaaatagtcttttcaacaaataatattGGAAAAATTGGATATCCCTATGTAGTAAAAATAATCTACCCTAAGCCTCATATGTTAtcaaaaatttaactcaaaatggatcatgatctaaatatgaaatgtaaacccataaaatattgttttaaatataggAGAAAACTTTTATGACCTGGTGTTAGATAAAGAGTTCTTATACATTATACCAAAAGCACattccataaaataaataattattaattagatttcaacaaaatttaaaacttttgttcttca
This window of the Orcinus orca chromosome 14, mOrcOrc1.1, whole genome shotgun sequence genome carries:
- the LOC101280782 gene encoding 40S ribosomal protein S21-like encodes the protein MQNNAGEFVDLYMLRKCSASNRIIGAKDHASIQMNVAKVDKVTGRFNGQFKTYAICEAILRMGESDDSILQLAKLDGIVSKNF